A single Argentina anserina chromosome 7, drPotAnse1.1, whole genome shotgun sequence DNA region contains:
- the LOC126802980 gene encoding LOW QUALITY PROTEIN: pentatricopeptide repeat-containing protein At1g59720, chloroplastic/mitochondrial-like (The sequence of the model RefSeq protein was modified relative to this genomic sequence to represent the inferred CDS: inserted 2 bases in 1 codon), with translation MALAIPPSHRPTPPLPPPHHHYHLPNNADSLSLGHHNRLLHLLNECTDMSHLKQIHAHTLRTTSPTNPHTLFLHSRILLFSSLTDIHYAFRVFSQIQNPNSFXLIRGCSRSSDLKNQAILLYCQMLAQGHPMPDKYTFPFVLRACAYLFALSEGQQMHAHVVKLGFGSDAYIGNSLIHFHASCGCLDYARKLFGKMRDRSIVSWNVMIDTLVGAGEFETSLNVFGQMQKLYEPDGYAMQSVIDACAGLGALYLGMWAHAYVLRKCDCGVASNVLVNSSLVDMYCKCGSLEMAAQVFERMHRRDVITWNYMILGFAMHGKAEAALRCFDRMVNMESCEPNSITFVGVLSACNHRGMVEEGRWLFDMMVKEYKIEPRLEHYGCLVDLLARAGFIDGALDLVTTMPMKPDAVIWRSLLDACSKHQHASIELSEEVARQVLESGGEGISSGVYMLLSRVYASASRWNDVKSIRNLMTEEGIAKEPGCSLIDIDGVTHEFFAGDISHPHSREIYQVLDTLNERLK, from the exons ATGGCTCTGGCAATCCCACCGAGTCATCGCCCTACTCCTCcccttcctcctcctcatcaccACTATCATCTCCCTAATAATGCAGACTCACTCTCACTCGGCCATCACAACCGTCTCCTCCACTTGTTGAACGAATGCACAGACATGTCTCATCTGAAACAAATCCACGCCCACACACTCCGCACCACATCCCCGACAAACCCACACACCCTCTTCCTCCATTCCCGAATCctccttttctcttctttgacCGACATCCACTACGCCTTTCGGGTCTTCAGTCAGATTCAGAATCCCAACTCTTT GCTCATCCGAGGTTGCTCCAGAAGCTCCGACCTCAAAAACCAAGCCATATTGCTCTACTGTCAAATGTTGGCGCAAGGACATCCTATGCCGGACAAGTACACGTTCCCTTTTGTTCTCAGAGCTTGTGCTTATTTGTTTGCGTTATCAGAAGGACAACAGATGCATGCCCACGTTGTTAAGCTTGGGTTTGGTTCAGATGCTTACATCGGCAATAGTCTTATTCATTTCCACGCTTCTTGCGGGTGTTTAGACTACGCACGAAAGTTGTTTGGGAAAATGCGTGACAGAAGCATTGTGTCTTGGAATGTTATGATTGACACGTTGGTCGGGGCCGGCGAGTTCGAGACTTCGCTGAATGTGTTTGGTCAGATGCAGAAGCTGTATGAGCCTGATGGGTATGCAATGCAGAGTGTTATAGATGCTTGTGCTGGTTTGGGGGCCTTGTATTTGGGAATGTGGGCTCATGCCTATGTGTTGAGGAAGTGCGATTGTGGTGTAGCTAGCAATGTTTTGGTGAACTCTTCGttggttgatatgtattgCAAATGTGGGTCTTTGGAAATGGCTGCCCAAGTGTTTGAGAGAATGCATAGACGTGATGTGATTACATGGAATTATATGATTCTGGGATTCGCCATGCATGGAAAAGCCGAGGCAGCGTTGAGGTGTTTTGATCGGATGGTTAATATGGAGAGTTGTGAGCCGAATTCCATCACTTTCGTTGGTGTTTTGAGTGCGTGCAATCACCGAGGCATGGTTGAAGAAGGTCGTTGGTTGTTTGATATGATGGTGAAAGAGTATAAGATTGAACCACGTCTAGAACACTACGGGTGCCTAGTTGATCTTCTTGCACGTGCCGGTTTCATTGACGGAGCTTTGGATTTGGTGACGACAATGCCCATGAAGCCGGATGCCGTTATATGGAGGAGTCTTCTTGATGCTTGCAGTAAGCATCAACATGCCAGTATTGAGCTAAGTGAAGAAGTGGCCAGGCAGGTTCTTGAGTCTGGAGGAGAGGGCATTTCTAGTGGTGTTTACATGCTATTGTCAAGAGTATATGCTTCAGCTAGCCGATGGAATGATGTTAAATCAATTCGAAATCTGATGACAGAAGAGGGTATAGCAAAAGAGCCTGGCTGTAGTTTAATAGACATAGACGGTGTTACACATGAATTTTTTGCTGGTGACATATCTCATCCCCATAGTAGAGAAATTTATCAGGTCCTGGATACATTGAATGAAAGACTTAAATAG
- the LOC126802984 gene encoding peptidyl-prolyl cis-trans isomerase CYP22, which produces MAASGGGGGGVEWHVRPPNPKNPVVFFDITIGTIPAGRIKMELFADIAPKTAENFRQLCTGEYRKAGLPVGYKGCQFHRVIKDFMIQAGDFLKGDGSGCVSIYGLKFDDENFDAKHTGPGLLSMANSGPNTNGCQFFITCSKCDWLDNKHVVFGRVLGDGLLVVRKIENVATGPNNRPKLACVISECGEM; this is translated from the exons ATGGCGGCATcaggcggcggcggaggaggcgTGGAGTGGCACGTGCGTCCCCCTAACCCTAAGAACCCGGTCGTCTTCTTCGACATCACCATCGGCACCATCCCCGCTGGCCGCATCAAGATGGAGCTCTTCGCCGATATCGCCCCCAAAACCGCCGAAAATTTCAG GCAACTCTGCACCGGCGAGTACAG AAAAGCCGGATTGCCGGTTGGGTACAAAGGGTGCCAGTTCCACAGAGTCATTAAGGATTTCATGATTCAAGCAGGGGACTTTCTTAAG GGTGATGGTAGTGGATgtgtttccatttacggacTTAAGTTTGATGATGAGAATTTCGATGCCAAACACACTGGTCCCGGACTCTTGTCAATG GCAAATAGTGGACCAAATACCAATGGGTGCCAG TTCTTCATAACTTGCTCAAAATGTGACTGGCTTGACAACAAGCATGTTGTTTTTGGG AGAGTACTTGGAGATGGACTTTTGGTTGTTAGGAAGATTGAGAATGTGGCCACAGGACCAAATAATCGCCCTAAACTAGCCTGTGTTATTTCTGAATGTGGGGAGATGTAA
- the LOC126803422 gene encoding dnaJ homolog subfamily C member 7 homolog: MASNYSYPHDPLINLAKMAAAKARDAAEEYFKLRHFDLAIKQAMVAKQFDPDLQGVDHFIQAYQIHKAVSEKKGWYGVLGFQKVTDYATVKKQYKDLARFVHPDKNTCVAAEGAFQHVKAAWDFLADPAKKKAYDKSLSTLSFQGSNVKITRKRACFHAKTSSNEDDRGFFKKTIKIMRTTKPGQPTCCVRISVCRVA, translated from the coding sequence ATGGCAAGCAATTACTCATATCCTCATGATCCCCTCATCAACCTCGCCAAGATGGCTGCTGCAAAGGCACGAGATGCTGCAGAGGAGtatttcaagcttcgacacttcgatttggcgaTCAAGCAGGCCATGGTGGCCAAACAATTCGATCCCGATCTGCAAGGTGTCGATCACTTCATCCAGGCATACCAGATCCATAAAGCTGTGTCAGAAAAGAAGGGCTGGTATGGTGTTCTTGGCTTCCAAAAGGTTACTGATTACGCAACCGTCAAGAAACAATATAAAGATTTGGCTCGCTTTGTCCACCCGGACAAGAACACTTGTGTTGCTGCAGAAGGGGCGTTCCAGCATGTCAAAGCAGCATGGGACTTTCTCGCTGACCCTGCCAAAAAGAAGGCTTACGACAAGTCATTAAGTACGCTGTCGTTTCAAGGTTCCAATGTCAAGATTACTCGCAAAAGGGCTTGCTTCCATGCCAAGACCAGTAGTAATGAAGATGATCGTGGTTTTTTCAAGAAGACTATCAAGATCATGAGGACAACGAAACCAGGCCAACCGACTTGTTGTGTGAGAATATCTGTGTGTCGGGTTGCTTAA